CCGAGATGTTAATTTTATGTATTCCTAGTTTCATCCAGCTCAAGAGACTTGGGAAGGAAAGTTGAGATATACTTATTTGGCATTACAAGGATGACTTGCTGGTAGAATGCAACTGCTGAATCACGATAGAATTAGCAAATCCAAGAAATGTAATCAACATTTGAAAGTAAAAACGTCTGCAAAGCTGCATTCAAAAGCAGAACTATACAAATATGCCACACTGGATTCCTTCACTTTTACACGTAGAGTTGAgaaatcagaattttcattGAGGAGATTCAATATATAGAAAAACGAACAtacaaaaaagtaaaatatatatatatatattttatttttgacccATTTACATATTGTAATTTCCTGAAAGTGACAAAGGTTGCTCTGCCTCTGCCTGCAGCATGATACAAACCCAGCAAAGAGGATTCTCATACAGTAAAACTTTGAGTATTCCAGaaacattcaagaaaataatcattctaAAAGCTAAACCAAACGAATAGATATATGGTCTTCCATAAACACTTAAAACCAAAAGTTCAACCATACAATATCATTAAAGAAGCTAAATCCGTGCTGGCACCTGAATATATAAGGAACTAAAATGTCATCTCTGCTGGCTCAACCTGTTGATGCATCAGGATTTTTCCTTTTCTATGACTGATGTCCAAGCCAACTTTCGCACACCTTGACTAATTCCACGGAGACATCTACCACCTCACCTCCCACCAACAACAAGTACCAGGTATTTTTGTTGGGTGATGCTTTCCTCATTTCCTTTTAGTTATAATAATAATCTATTtggatttccaaaaaaaattcatcgcctatgtattttcttgttttttctcAAGTATTTCATTCACGCAGCAAATGTCCACTCACTAGTAAAAATTAAAGGCAATCCATTGCTTTTAATGGAACGGGAATCCTCATTAGAATTAATAAGATAAGATCCtaatctcttttatttgtacTTATCCCTGTTgagaattttttctttattaaaaaaacgAACATTCTATCTAGTGGTACTGCCTAGTGGTATCAATTCGCTAAAGAAAAAAGTAATGGAATGAGCAAGCTGCACAAACTTTCAACCCAGAGCATATTGAATAtattgtcatgacccgccacttgataaCGAAGGAGGAAGAATCTAGAGGCAATGGGATGCCTCTCTTGCATTAATACCTGCTCTGTAAATTTCAAGAACACTATTAAGCCctgaatgaagaaaataaacaaaTGGCAACCATAAAAGTTTAAGATGGATGTTATGAATTTTTTCGAGAAAACCACTTTTTGACTATAAGAGGGAGATCATTCAAAATGCGTCGGCTCCTGAATGGGGGACCCTGAATGGGGGACGGGGAATCCAGAGGAGATGGCGCCCACTATTTTTGCGCCCTCATAGCCATAGACCAACCACAAAAGGATGATACACACATTGAAGGAAATGGGGTACTCTATACGAACAATAGTAAGTGCTTTCATAGACTCCAAATAAAACACTACAACCGGCGCCGACCCCCAACCACCCCTCCCAAAATAGTTTCTCGGGCACCAACCAGAAATGCTCTATTTGGAGAAGGTAACCGAAGGTCCAAAACCATCAAGAAATGGAACCATGCGAAGGCACATATACTTTCTAGCAAGGATTGTTCTCATCAACCTTAGGGTAGCCGACAAGTAGGTTAGTAAACTGGTGAATCAATAGACTTTGCTCCTGCCTTCGCTTCCAGGAGGAATTCTATCATCCATTGCGAAGATATCATATAATAAGAAAAGGCTGACTTTGGGCTGACTTTTCAGAGTGATCTTTCTCGATTTCGGAATGGAAAGGCGTGGTTGAAGGCAAAATTCGGTGTAATTCGCcattttttaagaaaagaaaatcagGGTAGAAAAGTCTCCAGACCTAAATGACAGCAATCAGACTAtcaaaattgaaacaaaaagcCACCCAGTTCTTTCATCAACAGAGCAGAAGTTAATGGATCACTAAATAATACCCTGGAATGTCTATTTCATCAGAAGTGGTTTAGCGAATTTAAAAAGGAATTCAAACGATTCATGGCATGATCAAACAAGCAACTCTTCAAACTGCTAAGCAGCAAGTCCACTTAATATTAAACGGTCATTCTAACATGCTATACGCAAGATTCAAGTGATATCATCTCACGTCCATCCAGATTTGAAATTTAACAACGCATGGGGTCCAGTAAAGTTGAGGCAGATAATTGAGGTTGAAACGAAAGCTAAACACTTTGTTAGCAACTATCACTTACTCCCCCCAATAAAGTAAAACACAGCAATTTCAAGCTGATCCTAACGAAAGCACCCGATTAGAGAAACACGTCGCACACGAAACTCCAAAGCCGGCATAACATCTCTAAGTATTATAAATCTCCAAGCTTTTGGCAAGTCCTACATAGAAGTATAGTTCCACAATTTAGTTTGATTTATGAACTTTGTACCATATGTTATGGCCATCGATAATAAAGGGTCAAGCACACCGAAGTCTAGCATGTCACCTGTAAATATGCATAGTTTCAACGTTTTCGGTGATTCCCTCCACCTGACCTCGCACCAGGGTTGCGAGAAAATTGCAGCCTTAAGTTGACTGGATCACGCTCATGCTCGTCGAATTTATAACCTGCAAGATTTAGTTTTACTACTACATCGCAAATTTCTCTTTCACTGACGACTCGAATGTACACCAGCAACATGTGATACTGTATACATTGTCCGACAATTGGATCTAGGTTTGCTTTCAAGCAGAAAAGGTTCAGCATGCAACCAACTCATGAAATGACGAGGTATTCACCAGGCTAGTGACAGAGTCAAAGGCACATGCAGAGCTGCGCAAGAGAGCAGCTTGCAGATGTCTTTCAACTTCTATGAAAGTTTTTTCCCTTAATATTGCCAGAAGACCAACATTTTAACATGCAATTCACACcactaaataagatgaaagggCTACAGAAGAAGTGAGAAATTAACCACTAGATGTGTGGAGGGAGTAAGCCTAGTTTCTACGATTGACCTTTGGAGACAGCACCGCCAAGACAAACTAATCTTGTTCAACGTGTATAAGCACTAGCCTTTGTCCAGAAACAGCTCCACATAGTAACTAAGGGTTCGGCAATTTACAGAGCTACTATTTCCCCAGCACTGCACCACCTTAAAGAATTTAGAATACTCACAGAACACTGATTTTATTTCGTGCTATCCTGATGATAAATTGAGGATTCGCCAAAACCAGCACTCAATAATGAGGTACCCATGTTAGCTCTAAAGAACACATGGAGAAGTTTTTTATCAAGAGCTCTGACAACAAAAAAGGAGAACTGGTCAAACCACAATTTGCACTTTGTGAGGAAGTAAACTACATTCAAAGGAGATCTAcagaaaattctgaaaaatgGTTTAAGGATCTCCATAAATTCAGGAGGTGGGTGTCACTTCCCACGTACAAATATTCCACAAAATACATTAGAGAACAAGTTGTAGAGGAGACAAGTTAGTCTGGCACTCAAAAGGCTGGAAAGAATAAGGTGAAAATGAAACCGAGTGCGAGGAACCAGCATCGTCAGGAAAACTACAAAGAGAATGTCCCTGGTAACCAAACTCGGGAAAAGAAAGATACCAATCTACTTAGACTTGCCAATAAAAGATATGTTCCTATTGTCCATACaaaattttcactttttttcaaaagaaaatttcaaaacaGTTGGTTATACATTTGgaacaattttttgaaaaagaatttgaagatgagtttcaaattcaaaaaagtGGTTTTGACCAGGTTTTTAAGAGAATCTTTTTTCCGCTCATAGAATTCCAACTTTTTTCAAGTCAAATGCATGTCCAAACACAACTCAATTTTTAGATACCCTTTTTCAACCTTTTTTCAACTATCACATTTTTTATGTCCAACCACCTACTTAGAGTTATACTTCTATGGATCGTCAATAAAGGGTGCGAGTGTAGGTGTGTGTAATCTATTCTAGAGTTTTGCAAGTAAGCACAACTTTGCGCACAATTTGACAGGATTGCATACGAATTATCACATTTTTTATGTCCAAATGCCTAAATAGAATTATAATTCTAATATTGCAACTTAGAAGCAAAAATATTTGTTCTTGCCCTCGTTTAAACTTTGAAAACCTCAATCTTATATCACtctatcccaatttatatgGCACACTTCTCTTTTTCGGTGGCAAAAAGAATGTCACATTTTTACATTTACTAAAATTTAGAACTCTCATTTTACCATTAATGAGAACTTTGACTCAAGTCAAacagtgccacataaattgggaccgAGGGAGTACTTTTTTCTGCAGGCTACCAAAAGGGGCAAGAATATGGAGGCTAACTGTATTACTAGCAGTCACAAAATAAGACTACAGAAGGGTATGTCCAGCTCACCTTGTAAGGCATCCATTGCAGTAGCTGCATGAGGCGGACTCGCGAAATCAACAAAGCAAAGAATCAAAGGATCGCCTCCAGCCTGCATAAGTCGATAGAGCAGTGAATCCAAAATAACAGTACACAGAACAAGACGTTGATAAGATGTGAAAGGTATTCTTACATGTCTTGATCCTTTTGTTACCAGCCTAACTTCTTTGTAACCTACAAAAGGGCGGAATATATCTGCAACAACTAAAGTCAAGGGAAAAACTAGAATGGACCATATAACAATAAGAACAGAAAAGCTTGCCACACAAGGATACGTGACACCTCTCTTCTTGTACAATCCGCAGGCAAACCCTCTACAAACAACGTACTGCTAGCATCCGGAGGAAGGGTAACTTCTGGTCTGCCACCTACCATTCCAACATTCCTGCTTTTAAAAGCTAGCAGGTCAGATCCCCCAATGCCCATAACACGTGGATCTTCAATAGAATGGCCATTAATTCCACTATTCATGGATCTTGCAGACTCACCAGCAACATGGGAGGAAATTTGCTAGAAATTTTACCACTATATTAGACCTATACAGTATAAAGGAACCAAGctcaaaaggaaataaaaattaagtaCCCCACTACGGAGATAGCGCTCATAGGATGCTTCGATAGGATCTGCGTCTCTGATGACTCGAGGCATTCCCCTTTCATCAGCACGGCCATAATAGCCAGGATATTCAGGACCACTTGGAGCATCTAAAAGGGGGAAAACACCAAAAGAAATTAATTGCAGAAAGAGAGAAGGAAGCGCTAAATTGTATGTCAGACTGCTAGCAACTTATATCTTTTTCTGGTAATATATGAGcacaaacaaacaagaaaagaatAGTAAACTTAAGCTGATTAAAGTGCACAAATATCAGCATGAACGTGAGATAAACCAAACCTGAAACTTGAAACTTCTTTTTTTGAAACTAGTAAAGAAATCGagtctttttctgcaaaatcaaAAACCTAGGTTATAAAATCCTAAACCAAACCAACTGAAAAACCGGAAAAGGAAAACCAAAATTTCAGTTCAACCATTTTTCCGGTTAAAAACCATCACTACATTTAAGATATCTTGGtccaatatcataaaacttATTCACTCTGGCACTAGAAGTACTCTCCATTTTCTACTGAGACATAAACCTCTATCAAGACTAAAAGACTGCTAACAAACATTAAAAGTTTTGATTGCTAACGAAGCAGTAGACTCCAGGATTAAGCAGAACAAAACTAGCATTCTTTGCAAGATAGACACAGAAAAAGCGTTACGATCATGTTAACTGGGAGTACCTGATGAAGATCTTAGAAAGGATGGAATTTGGACAAAAGTGGATGAATTGGATCTTGTTTTGCATCTCAACAGTAAACTTTTCTGTACTAATCAATGGGTCTCCAGCAGGGTTTTTCAGCTCCCAAAGAGGGCTCAGGCAAGGTGACCCACTATCACCTTTCCTGTTCTTAATCACTATGGAGGGTCTAAACAATATGATTAAAACAACTAACACAAGACGATGGTTGGAAGGTTTTGATGTGTCCAGAGATGGAACAGAATGCTTGGAAGTTACACACCTTCAATATGCTGATGATACACTCATCTTTTGTGGAGCTGGGGAAGATCAATTGAAATATTTAAGGGTAATTCTGATCTTATTTGAAGGGGTATCTGGCTTGCACATTAATTGGAGGAAAAGCTTCATGTATCCCATTAAtgaagtcaataatatgaaCTATCGGGCCTCAATACTTGGTGGTGAAGTTGGCACGTTGTCAACAACTTACTTGGGCATGCCTTTGGGAGCAAGTAATAAGACTGAAATATTAGCATAAGAGGGCTATATATGATCTGGAAGGAACATCTCTGCTAATGCTATGGATACAGAAAAATGCACTTACATTATCAAATATTATTGAAAcatgaaaaagaaaagcaatTGATAAAAATGACACAGTAATGATAAGTATATAAAATTGTTTGAGATCAACATTCAAGATTATTCATAATAGTATGAGTATTAATTACAGTTGATTAATTTATTTCTCATAGTTTTCTTGAAGCATTTAAGCTTTTCCCTATAAAAAACTGTGAAAACGTAATATTTGTCAAAATCACTACTCTATGTTTATTTTGtcccaataaaataaaataaaaccttGACTGAATTAAGAACATAGAAGTTATATTTATGAGCCAAAAGCAAATGTGGGAGTTTACCACTCAATATATACATTGGTTCAACTCTTGTTGCCTCCTTATTAAGTTACACTGCCCTTTAAATTTAAGAATATAACAAATAGGaccttttctttatttgaaaGAGTAACTGTTGATATTTTGTGCAGGACTTAAGTATAGTGCCACATGGCACAACGACTTGAATTCTCCAAAGGTGGTTTGTATTGTTGGGGCAAATAGGTCAACTCATCCAAACATTTCTATGGGAGATAGAGTAAACCACCATATCAGCCAATAGAGCTGCTCCATTTCGTTTGAATCACATAATAACCCTTATGACTCGAACTGCAGCCGGATGTAGCTCTATCTTTACCGGCGGCAGCTCTATCTCTCCCTTATTAATTAATAGTAAGTAAAGGAATTGATTGCACAAGTACTTATGACATTAATTGTCTCCTTTCCCATACAATGCTTAATGAAATAATCACATCCCAACTCGCCTTACCTCTACGACTTTATCCTAATTCCTACTTCTACAATAACAATCACTTGTTTTCCATTTTGTCTATCCACAATACCTCAATTTATAACACGTGCTACAAATCTCTCCAACCTTTTCCTCCTTACATTCAGTTTCTTGTAGGCATGCAATACCAATTGTC
This Solanum dulcamara chromosome 8, daSolDulc1.2, whole genome shotgun sequence DNA region includes the following protein-coding sequences:
- the LOC129899056 gene encoding RNA-binding protein 1-like isoform X1, whose product is MADAYWRYTSGGQQAAAPAALTPLVAKRPRSEYDAPSGPEYPGYYGRADERGMPRVIRDADPIEASYERYLRSGQISSHVAGESARSMNSGINGHSIEDPRVMGIGGSDLLAFKSRNVGMVGGRPEVTLPPDASSTLFVEGLPADCTRREVSHIFRPFVGYKEVRLVTKGSRHAGGDPLILCFVDFASPPHAATAMDALQEQVLMQERHPIASRFFLLRYQVAGHDNIFNMLWVESLCSLLIPLLFSLAN
- the LOC129899056 gene encoding RNA-binding protein 1-like isoform X2, whose product is MADAYWRYTSGGQQAAAPAALTPLVAKRPRSEYDAPSGPEYPGYYGRADERGMPRVIRDADPIEASYERYLRSGQISSHVAGESARSMNSGINGHSIEDPRVMGIGGSDLLAFKSRNVGMVGGRPEVTLPPDASSTLFVEGLPADCTRREVSHIFRPFVGYKEVRLVTKGSRHAGGDPLILCFVDFASPPHAATAMDALQGRGRATFVTFRKLQYVNGSKIKYIYIYFTFLYVRFSIY
- the LOC129899056 gene encoding RNA-binding protein 1-like isoform X3, yielding MADAYWRYTSGGQQAAAPAALTPLVAKRPRSEYDAPSGPEYPGYYGRADERGMPRVIRDADPIEASYERYLRSGQISSHVAGESARSMNSGINGHSIEDPRVMGIGGSDLLAFKSRNVGMVGGRPEVTLPPDASSTLFVEGLPADCTRREVSHIFRPFVGYKEVRLVTKGSRHAGGDPLILCFVDFASPPHAATAMDALQGYKFDEHERDPVNLRLQFSRNPGARSGGGNHRKR